From Quercus robur chromosome 8, dhQueRobu3.1, whole genome shotgun sequence:
GGCAACAGAAAAAGGTACAGCTGACGTAGCACCAAGTGAACGGTAATGCCAAGAAGACGGTAACACCAAAAAGATAGTATGTCGGTTTGGTAAAGAGGACGGTAGTGCTCTTATTGTAGATTCATTGCAGAAAGTGAAAATGAAAGGTAAAGGAGCACGTATATACAAAGGTAACGGCACAGAAGACGAAGGACACTTCAGTTCAAGCAATTAACCATTAAAAATGTGCCACGTGTACCTACAACATTTATGACCCTAGGCTAGGTTGTCAATCAGAACGCATCTCCCAAAGTTAAAGGTAGACCATCACTCCACGAACCCGTCCTAACATTGTATGACGAATCCATAGAatgagggggcaactgaagagggTAAAATGGATGTAGACGGTCTCATTCTATGGAATCAATCATAAGCGATGGTGCTTTTAGCTCATGATCAAGATGAGGGATGAAGACAAAGTGTGTGTACATAAGAAGACGGATCCTCCATGAAGGATAGATGAGAAAATGGATAGATACAAAGTGATGGGGGCAAAGTCACGTGGCATCCACATGATTTAAGTAGTCCTCAAGAAACCTCAAAAGCAAATATCTTGCATCTCACAATTaaccctaataaaaaaaattgttatatagAAAGAATTTTGTAAAATACGTGCTTTTATGATGATCTTCCTTATAAGGAAAAGTTCCTCTTccctaagaaagaaaaagtcagttctacactactataaaaaccccaaagcactcacaaaccaaggtacgcataatttccCCCTAgttctggcactctagagttatgagaagttctctaacttaacctttggAGGGTCTTTGACCTGTACCACACCGATACTCTCCTAAGGTCTTCTTGTTCTGTGTTGTGCAAGTATTGTCTTGAGCACGTGAGGACTGTGTGACTTACTGacgattttcggcatcatcactAAATAAGGAAATTTACTTTTAGTTCATTCGGAGAAGCGTTTCTCTCTGTTGCGGTGGAttctctataaaaataaaaaaaaataaaaaataaaaaaaaaataaaaaatttatttgtgaatggatttgaatttgaatttttattttttatttttttgtagtataatggtacaaaagaaaagaaagaaaaagttgctaGTGAATTTGGAATGTGCTAAAAAAACGTGCCGTTAAATACAGAGACGGATCACTACCGATTTGTTGTCccctttggttttttttttttttttagtatcgGCATATCAGCTTTTGTTTTTGACAACGGTGGCTTTAGAATTTATAGTATTTGACGTCTTCACAAGAAAAGAAGGCGTGTTTTCGCATCAATTTTTGCACGGTAGAGAGGATTTGAAGCAGCCCTGCAGGCTGCTCTGCGTCCGGTAATGGACACATACTCCTCTGGGGAAGAACTGGTTATTAAGGTGATAATAGTAGATGAATAGAGAGGGGGGATTAtggtttaaattttgttattttgagcTTTGATTGCTTGCTTGTTGAAAGTTAAATGTCATACTGAAGAAGCTAAATATGTGAACTATGAATTTCTGTTAATGGTAGGCAAGAAAACCATATACAATAACTAAGCAACGGGAGAGATGGACGGAGGACGAGCATAATAAGTTTCTAGAAGCCTTGAAGCTTTATGGACGAGCATGGCAGCGGATAGAAGGTTACTCTCTTGtacctttaatatatatttgttttctcTGTTAATTTCTTTTCATATAGTTAATTGGTTATTCAGGTAGGGGCGCAAATTGAACTTTGTGCAATCTATTATACAAATATAGGATGATTGGATTTTAAGAGATATCTTAAGCTGAATCCCttggagatatatatatatatatatatatatatatatatatatataaatatatatgctGTCTCCTGTTAGGAAATGAtatgaaattctatttttatgtACTTTTCTCTTAATTGGAGATCCGTtgcttttttctcctttttgtgTTTTACTTGGTGATGCGCAGAACATATAGGAACAAAGACTGCTGTGCAGATCAGAAGTCATGCACAGAAATTCTTTTCAAAGGTCAATTGCTACCTTCTCACCTTATGCTTGTATGAGATGTATTTTTTCAATTGCAAACAATATCTTTACTCTTGTTTACAGTTATGGTTCATTAGTTCTCTCTTGAAACACTGTCgataatttttattctcttattaTATTTCATATAGCTCCATCATTGTGTATTACTAGTTTTCTTCGCATTTAACTATATGATAGAATGGTGTTTGAGAGgggacaaatttttttgttgttcttactattaagaatataaagtgtgagaaagactaaataatctgtatattgatgtaagtataataatgtacaatagagagccttatataggctagatatgtgtgcagtacaagtaaaatgaGTAaattacaagtacagtatactgggctaagcccaatgggctaaactagtctaagctatacactaacatcccccctcaaactcgaggtggcaaggaggaagccaactggagtttggatataagatctcgaagacgACCAGGCAGGTAAGTCTTGGTAAAGATATCAGCAGGCTGGTcagcagaggagatggagaataacctgagatttcctttcttaagatgctggcgagtgatgtggcagtcaatctcaatatgcttagtgcgttcatggaagacatcattatgagcaatgtagatagcactacgattgtcacaataaagaggagtggaagtgggctgtggagcatccatgtcagccaagagccagcaaagccaaacaagctcacaagtggtgtcgacaagggcacgatactcagcctcagtactggaacgggaaaccacatcctgcttcttgctgcGCCACGAGACCAGAGAAGTACCTAACAAGAAACAGAAACCTGTGATAAAGCATCGATCAGTCGAATCACCtacccagtcagcatctgaataaacatgaagctcgagagaagatcgagaggagtaatgcagaccatgataaagtatgcctttgacatatcggagaatccgaagaa
This genomic window contains:
- the LOC126696436 gene encoding protein LATE ELONGATED HYPOCOTYL-like; its protein translation is MDTYSSGEELVIKARKPYTITKQRERWTEDEHNKFLEALKLYGRAWQRIEEHIGTKTAVQIRSHAQKFFSKVNCYLLTLCLYEMYFFNCKQYLYSCLQLCWMSRTMRSESCWDCGCDGGDSLLTVATG